The DNA segment GCAGCCGCCTTTGCCGCCGTAAAGGAGTTGCGCTTGCAGCACCGCGGGCCGCCGAGGGCTGCGATTTCTTTTAATGCCTGCGCTGTCACGGCATTGGCGAGACCCCAGGATTTTCCTGTGAGGGGCGTCGCTTTTGTAAGAATACTCATATACATGCCGGTGCTGACGGCCGCTCCGCAGCAGCCCCAGAGGCCGCAGGAGCCGCCGGGGTACCGGCTGCCCCGTTCCTTCATTTCCGCGAGCGCCGCCGGAAAATCCAGCTCTCCGCCGCAGTTTTTGTATGCGGTGAGCAGGGCGGCGCCGACTAAAATGTGGTGCTCCGGCCCGTGCATGTAGATATAGGGATCCTCCATGATTTCCATCATGATGGCGATGGGGTCTTTCTTTTCACTTTTTTCGCAGTGGGATAAGATGACCTGGACGCCGCGCTCTTCATGGCAGGCATCGCAGACAAAATGGCCGTCCTCGCAGCTTGCATAGGTCTTGAATTTCTGATGGCAGATCTGACATTCCAGTTCTTTTGCCGTTTCAAAGTAGATTAACGGCTTTCCGCATATGAGACATGCGCCTTCTTTCCGTTTCATGATAAACAATCCTCCCCGTATTGGATACGATTATTGTAGCATGATGCCGAATCGTTTACAACTCGGAATTTACGTGCTCTTATTCTTGCTTTTCTGACGATTCGGTAATATAATGAAATTGTATTTTATTTGATACATAAGGGAAGGGGATATTTATGGAAGGAAACTTGCAGAAGAGAGCGGAAAAATTTCTGGGCGGAGGAAAGAAAGGATACCAGACTGCATTCCATATGGCATGGCCTGCGGTGATG comes from the Eubacteriaceae bacterium Marseille-Q4139 genome and includes:
- a CDS encoding SAM-dependent methyltransferase, coding for MKRKEGACLICGKPLIYFETAKELECQICHQKFKTYASCEDGHFVCDACHEERGVQVILSHCEKSEKKDPIAIMMEIMEDPYIYMHGPEHHILVGAALLTAYKNCGGELDFPAALAEMKERGSRYPGGSCGLWGCCGAAVSTGMYMSILTKATPLTGKSWGLANAVTAQALKEIAALGGPRCCKRNSFTAAKAAALFTKEHLGIAMELPETIRCGFSPENKQCLKHHCPYHPSRR